One Clostridium novyi NT genomic window carries:
- a CDS encoding GntR family transcriptional regulator: protein MLDKQNNTPLYIQLYNIFKELIESGNLQSGFKLPSENELSEQYEVSRSTVRQTLSELERYGYIYKERGKGSFVSVRPFSQNLSNLYNFSDEIKKYGKIPKYKLISLDIIIPKKNISETMNLNSQDTVYKIEIIRKIEDEPVLFETTYLPTKRFKKFETIDLNKKALYDILRYDYNVNFSKAKQTFYPVLASNVVKKYLDANIKEPLACMNVERISYENENIVEYTIALVKGEKFRYSIDLKN from the coding sequence ATGTTAGATAAACAAAATAATACACCTTTGTATATTCAACTTTATAATATATTTAAAGAACTAATAGAATCTGGTAATCTTCAATCAGGATTTAAATTACCATCTGAAAATGAATTATCAGAACAATATGAAGTGAGTAGATCAACAGTACGTCAAACTCTTAGTGAGCTTGAAAGATATGGATATATTTATAAAGAGAGAGGAAAAGGAAGTTTTGTATCTGTACGTCCATTTTCTCAAAACTTAAGTAATTTATATAACTTTTCAGATGAAATAAAAAAATATGGCAAAATACCAAAATATAAATTAATAAGTTTAGATATAATCATTCCTAAAAAAAATATCTCTGAAACTATGAACTTAAATTCTCAAGATACGGTATATAAAATAGAAATAATCAGAAAAATTGAAGACGAACCAGTTTTATTTGAAACAACTTATTTGCCTACTAAAAGATTTAAAAAATTTGAAACTATAGACTTAAATAAAAAAGCACTATATGATATATTAAGATATGACTATAATGTGAATTTTTCAAAAGCTAAACAAACTTTTTATCCTGTACTAGCTAGTAATGTAGTAAAAAAATACTTAGACGCAAACATAAAAGAACCTTTAGCATGTATGAATGTAGAAAGAATTAGTTATGAAAATGAAAATATTGTTGAATACACTATAGCTTTAGTAAAAGGCGAAAAATTTAGATATTCTATAGACTTAAAAAATTAA
- a CDS encoding BCCT family transporter, which produces MKTKKDNFIFKSSILISACIFIWALFFQQGFNDIVNSALDWISDNLSWFYSGLMVSFFVFCIWLFFSKFRNIKLGDDDSKPEFSNISWFAMLFSAGIGIGLVFWGVSEPLMHYLNPLGMTGGTEDAKIFAFKKSFLHWGISAWACYSVLALAIAYMHFRRKKPALISSLLIPLIGEERARGTIGKVVDILTIFATISGIVTSLGMGTLQINSGLNYLFGIPETKVVQITIIAIITVLFLISACTGVKKGIKYLSNLNMFFAVMLLLAAMIVGPFKEMVMNLGSGMVNYFVALVGENNNIFLNGPWYKQWTLFYWGWWIAWAPFVAIFIARVSKGRTIKEFIAGVLCVPAGFCLIWFTVFGTMGMNVPTTVASLAIQKIETAFFVIFNEYPMGFGISILAVILLFTFFVTSADSATYVLAVIASNGDNNPSNVRKIILGVIQSSLTIVLLFAGGLQMVQNASILMALPFGVIMMLTMIAFRKELKTSEVYVNRKVRSSDKHLERYKERYKEKAYGIKVTKHRVKEV; this is translated from the coding sequence ATGAAAACAAAAAAAGATAATTTTATTTTTAAAAGTAGTATATTAATATCTGCATGTATATTCATTTGGGCATTATTTTTTCAACAAGGATTTAATGATATTGTGAATAGTGCTTTAGATTGGATTTCCGATAATCTATCTTGGTTTTACTCTGGGCTCATGGTGAGTTTCTTTGTTTTCTGTATATGGCTTTTCTTTAGTAAATTTAGAAATATAAAATTAGGTGATGATGATTCAAAGCCTGAGTTTTCAAATATAAGTTGGTTTGCTATGCTCTTTAGTGCAGGTATTGGAATAGGACTTGTATTTTGGGGAGTTTCAGAACCTTTAATGCATTATTTAAATCCTCTTGGAATGACAGGAGGCACCGAGGATGCTAAGATATTTGCTTTTAAAAAATCCTTTTTACATTGGGGGATTTCTGCATGGGCATGTTACTCAGTTTTAGCACTAGCTATTGCTTATATGCATTTTAGACGTAAAAAACCAGCTCTTATAAGTAGTCTTTTAATACCATTAATAGGTGAAGAAAGAGCTAGGGGAACTATAGGAAAGGTAGTAGACATTTTAACTATTTTTGCAACTATATCAGGAATTGTAACTTCTCTTGGAATGGGAACTCTTCAAATAAATAGTGGACTTAATTATTTATTTGGAATACCAGAAACAAAGGTAGTTCAAATAACAATTATAGCTATTATAACAGTCCTTTTCTTAATATCAGCGTGTACTGGAGTTAAGAAGGGGATAAAGTATCTATCAAATTTAAATATGTTTTTTGCAGTTATGCTTTTACTAGCAGCAATGATAGTAGGACCTTTTAAAGAAATGGTTATGAACCTTGGAAGTGGTATGGTTAATTACTTTGTTGCTTTAGTAGGTGAAAATAATAATATATTCTTAAATGGACCTTGGTATAAACAATGGACATTATTTTACTGGGGTTGGTGGATTGCTTGGGCTCCATTTGTTGCTATATTCATAGCTAGAGTTTCAAAAGGAAGAACTATAAAAGAATTTATAGCAGGAGTATTATGTGTACCAGCAGGGTTCTGTCTTATATGGTTTACTGTCTTTGGAACAATGGGAATGAATGTGCCTACAACTGTTGCAAGCCTAGCTATTCAAAAGATAGAAACAGCATTTTTCGTTATATTTAATGAGTATCCTATGGGATTTGGAATTTCAATTTTAGCTGTTATATTACTTTTCACATTCTTTGTAACAAGTGCCGATTCAGCTACCTATGTACTAGCTGTTATTGCATCTAATGGAGATAATAATCCTTCAAATGTAAGAAAAATAATACTTGGAGTTATTCAATCTTCATTAACAATAGTATTATTATTTGCAGGAGGACTACAAATGGTTCAAAATGCCTCTATACTTATGGCATTACCTTTTGGAGTAATAATGATGCTTACAATGATTGCATTTAGAAAAGAACTTAAAACAAGTGAAGTATATGTTAATAGAAAAGTTAGAAGTTCAGATAAGCATTTAGAAAGATATAAAGAAAGATACAAAGAAAAGGCTTATGGAATTAAGGTTACTAAACACAGAGTAAAAGAAGTTTAA
- a CDS encoding YeeE/YedE family protein encodes MKKKQIFIGFALLALLILFAGIQYTKDYKLALHLIIGLTIGYVMQRSRFGFAGGIRKLYLTGDGTLTKALMFLFSITLIVTAAIHYGAYVNGAEVFYKVAGTNAPVIPGSDYVEPANLATILGGILFGIGMMFGGGCASGTLTDAGEGQGRGLIVLFFFCTGALWGAHDMPWWKESIFFRIHKQLYLPDVFGYMGTIAISLLGFLIIYIIASKYQDKRRRENTLALEQYEKWEEEMPESKEYKFFSKETYHKFFVKRWSFYTGAVCIMLMFVTILVTTGTSWGVTAVFADWAAWFYQGLGIIDVSNWPWFASRMDGIRGGFFNDPGSMRNAGILIGALLCPLLAGHYKFNRHFKLRDVIYYALGGLLMGYGARIALGCNVGALYSGICNMSLSGWVFLPSLTLGGILGVRLVKKLKVTI; translated from the coding sequence ATGAAGAAAAAACAAATATTTATTGGATTTGCACTTTTAGCACTTCTTATTTTATTTGCGGGTATTCAATATACAAAGGATTATAAATTAGCATTACATTTGATAATTGGATTAACAATAGGTTATGTTATGCAAAGATCAAGATTTGGATTTGCAGGAGGTATAAGAAAACTATATCTAACAGGTGATGGCACATTAACAAAAGCTTTAATGTTCTTATTTTCAATTACTTTAATAGTTACAGCAGCAATTCATTATGGAGCATATGTTAATGGAGCTGAGGTGTTTTATAAGGTTGCAGGAACAAATGCACCTGTAATACCAGGTTCTGATTATGTTGAACCAGCTAACTTAGCAACTATACTTGGAGGAATACTATTTGGTATAGGTATGATGTTTGGTGGTGGATGTGCATCAGGAACATTAACAGATGCAGGAGAAGGACAAGGAAGAGGACTTATAGTATTATTTTTCTTCTGTACAGGAGCGTTATGGGGTGCCCATGATATGCCTTGGTGGAAAGAAAGTATATTCTTTAGAATTCATAAACAATTATATTTACCAGATGTTTTTGGTTATATGGGAACAATAGCAATTTCATTATTAGGATTTTTAATAATTTATATAATAGCTAGTAAGTATCAAGATAAAAGAAGAAGAGAAAACACTCTTGCCCTTGAACAATATGAAAAGTGGGAAGAAGAAATGCCAGAATCTAAGGAATACAAATTCTTTAGTAAGGAAACTTATCATAAATTCTTTGTAAAAAGATGGTCGTTTTATACTGGGGCAGTATGTATTATGTTAATGTTTGTAACAATATTAGTTACAACAGGTACAAGCTGGGGTGTAACAGCTGTATTTGCAGATTGGGCAGCTTGGTTTTATCAAGGATTAGGAATTATAGATGTGTCTAATTGGCCATGGTTTGCATCAAGAATGGATGGAATACGTGGAGGATTCTTTAATGATCCAGGTTCTATGAGAAATGCAGGAATATTAATAGGTGCATTATTATGCCCATTATTAGCTGGACACTATAAGTTTAATAGACACTTTAAGCTTAGAGACGTTATTTATTATGCGCTTGGTGGATTACTTATGGGATATGGTGCAAGAATAGCTTTAGGATGTAACGTTGGAGCATTATATTCAGGTATTTGTAATATGTCATTATCAGGATGGGTATTCTTACCTTCACTAACTTTAGGAGGAATACTAGGAGTTAGATTAGTTAAAAAATTAAAAGTGACAATATAA
- a CDS encoding solute:sodium symporter family transporter, with protein MFLTVSSFLFFTILVAIISYVKTKGSDTTAKGYFLAGRGLSATVIASSMVLTSLSTEQLVGVNGDSYASNFSIMAWTVTSIIPLIILAVYLLPKYLKGGFTTIPQFFQERYDEKTRRLMSVLFLVGYTFVMIPGSLYSGAIAFTKIFNVSEMFHLSFSASLWLIVWITGIIGGIYAIFGGLKAVAVSDTLNGIGLFIGGLLIPIFGLLFIGKGHIMNGLNIILTQHPEKLNAIGSSTSSTPWTTIFTGILIVNFFYWSTNQAIVQRSLAAKNLAAGQKGILMAGIMLLLLPVILNLPGTISYIVFGDTLAKADFAYPALVAKVLPKCLLGFFTATILGAILSTFNSFVNSAATLFCVDIYKPKIKPNATDDEMIKMAKIVSTIIALISMFIAPLLQYGTDGIFLILRRFAGFFNIPIVALVCIGFLNKNVSGKAARITVYSHIILYYSLVWVFKVKLNFTHVMGALFVFDVLLMLTLSLKFKRSVPYVPNKVNKSNVDLHYWKYSILTGLLLAFSLIYMYGVLSPIGIATKNPTGKFKIYSLIYWCVCIVFSLICHKKFVSSCIRKNKNKVSQMAE; from the coding sequence ATGTTTTTAACTGTTAGTTCTTTTTTATTTTTTACAATTCTAGTAGCGATTATTTCTTATGTAAAAACAAAAGGTAGTGATACTACAGCTAAAGGTTATTTTTTAGCAGGAAGAGGATTATCAGCAACTGTTATTGCAAGTTCTATGGTTTTAACTAGTTTATCTACAGAACAACTAGTAGGGGTTAATGGTGATTCTTATGCATCAAATTTTTCTATAATGGCATGGACGGTAACATCTATAATACCTTTAATTATTTTAGCAGTATATCTTTTGCCTAAGTACCTTAAAGGTGGATTTACAACTATTCCTCAATTTTTTCAAGAAAGGTATGATGAAAAAACAAGAAGATTAATGTCTGTACTATTTTTAGTTGGGTACACATTTGTTATGATTCCAGGTTCATTGTACTCAGGGGCCATAGCTTTTACAAAGATATTTAATGTATCTGAGATGTTTCATTTAAGTTTTTCAGCATCCTTATGGCTTATAGTTTGGATTACAGGTATAATTGGGGGAATTTACGCAATTTTCGGTGGATTAAAGGCTGTTGCTGTATCAGATACATTAAATGGTATTGGGTTATTTATAGGAGGACTACTTATACCTATATTTGGACTTTTATTTATTGGAAAAGGTCATATAATGAACGGTTTAAATATTATTTTAACTCAGCATCCAGAGAAATTAAATGCAATTGGTTCATCAACATCATCAACACCATGGACTACAATATTCACTGGAATACTTATAGTTAACTTTTTTTACTGGAGCACAAATCAAGCTATAGTTCAAAGATCTTTAGCTGCTAAAAACTTAGCTGCTGGTCAAAAAGGAATATTAATGGCAGGAATTATGTTGCTTTTATTACCTGTTATATTAAATTTACCAGGAACTATTTCTTATATAGTATTTGGAGATACTCTTGCAAAAGCAGATTTTGCATATCCGGCGTTAGTTGCGAAAGTGCTTCCGAAATGTCTTTTAGGATTTTTTACAGCAACTATTTTAGGAGCTATATTAAGTACATTTAATTCTTTTGTAAATAGTGCAGCTACATTATTTTGTGTAGATATTTATAAGCCTAAAATAAAGCCTAATGCTACAGATGATGAAATGATTAAAATGGCTAAAATAGTGAGTACAATAATAGCTTTAATATCTATGTTTATAGCGCCATTACTTCAATATGGTACAGACGGAATATTTTTAATACTAAGAAGATTCGCAGGATTCTTTAATATTCCTATAGTAGCACTTGTATGTATTGGGTTCTTGAATAAAAATGTATCAGGAAAAGCAGCAAGAATAACTGTTTATTCTCATATAATTTTATATTATTCATTAGTTTGGGTATTTAAAGTTAAATTAAACTTTACTCATGTAATGGGAGCATTATTTGTATTTGATGTGCTACTAATGTTAACGTTATCATTAAAGTTTAAAAGAAGTGTACCATATGTTCCAAACAAAGTTAACAAATCCAATGTAGATTTACACTACTGGAAATATTCTATACTTACAGGATTATTACTAGCATTTTCATTAATATATATGTATGGTGTTTTATCACCAATAGGAATAGCAACTAAAAATCCTACTGGCAAGTTTAAGATATATTCATTAATTTATTGGTGTGTATGTATAGTATTTTCTTTAATATGTCACAAGAAATTTGTTAGTAGCTGTATAAGAAAGAATAAAAATAAAGTTTCACAAATGGCTGAATAA
- a CDS encoding C-GCAxxG-C-C family (seleno)protein codes for MFIDVMKKYRDKSQYDLSCSESMIYAANEAYNLNLDTKTLKALAPFSGGMWTGTTCGAISGSLAVLGIMFTDKTAHNSAHLKSLVIEFQDKFQKKLKSQSCNELKPMYRTEEEGCNSIIFAAGEVLDEIVSRELK; via the coding sequence ATGTTTATTGATGTAATGAAAAAATATAGAGATAAATCACAGTATGATTTAAGTTGTTCTGAAAGTATGATTTATGCTGCAAATGAAGCATACAATTTAAATTTAGACACCAAAACACTAAAAGCTTTAGCACCTTTTAGCGGTGGTATGTGGACTGGCACTACATGTGGGGCAATTTCTGGTTCCCTGGCTGTTTTAGGTATAATGTTTACTGATAAAACAGCACACAACAGCGCTCATTTAAAAAGTCTAGTTATAGAGTTCCAAGACAAATTTCAAAAAAAGCTAAAAAGTCAAAGTTGTAATGAACTTAAACCTATGTATAGAACAGAAGAAGAAGGATGTAATTCTATAATCTTTGCTGCTGGTGAAGTTTTAGATGAAATAGTATCTAGGGAGCTAAAATAA
- a CDS encoding sodium:solute symporter family protein, whose protein sequence is MATNFLWKIDGTIVGGYILITLIVGLLIRKYVNNVDDYLLAGREVDLYAGMASLAATEFGIITCMSASQLGVKYGFSGALVGILFATVMVIVGKTGFCINPLRNAGVVTIPEFFEKKFGSRVRWASGVVIVLGGLLNMGVFLRTGGEFLVYTVGLNPKYLEITMTILLLVVAVYTVLGGMLSVIVTDYMQFILMSIGLIIVTITIIFKVGWGNIINAAYAHNGAGAFNPFVNEGLGWKYVLYTLLSVSATVLTWQTMVSRVLSAKSTKVAQKMYTRTSFFYVARSIIPVVWGISALVVLSPSELAGNPLHAMPKMLAKVLPTGLIGILLAAMLAADMSTDSSYLLGWASVIYNDILVLIHKNSWEQKKAILVNRVLVAAIGIFLLIYGLWYPLKSDLWVYMTLTATIYSVSVSTLLIAACYWKKANSWGAYAAIICGAICPVAFLVLQQVPATTALAESIGPYISGIAGFVCAWIGMIVGSVLKNKLAPSNPKNTSVKEAI, encoded by the coding sequence ATGGCAACAAATTTTTTGTGGAAAATTGATGGTACCATTGTTGGAGGATATATCCTTATTACATTGATTGTAGGATTATTAATACGAAAATATGTAAATAACGTTGATGATTATTTATTGGCGGGCAGGGAAGTTGACTTATATGCAGGAATGGCATCTTTAGCAGCAACTGAATTTGGAATAATAACATGCATGTCAGCATCTCAATTGGGTGTTAAATATGGATTTTCAGGAGCTTTAGTAGGTATATTGTTTGCAACTGTAATGGTTATTGTAGGTAAAACAGGGTTTTGTATAAATCCATTAAGAAATGCAGGTGTTGTTACAATACCGGAATTCTTTGAAAAGAAATTTGGCTCAAGAGTTAGGTGGGCAAGTGGAGTTGTAATAGTTCTTGGAGGACTTTTAAATATGGGAGTATTTTTGAGAACTGGTGGAGAATTTTTAGTTTATACGGTGGGGTTAAATCCTAAGTATTTAGAAATAACTATGACAATATTATTGCTTGTAGTAGCAGTATATACAGTTTTAGGTGGAATGTTATCTGTTATTGTAACAGATTATATGCAATTTATATTAATGAGTATTGGACTAATTATAGTTACTATAACAATTATTTTCAAAGTGGGCTGGGGTAATATAATAAATGCAGCTTATGCACATAATGGGGCTGGAGCCTTTAATCCATTTGTAAATGAAGGTCTGGGATGGAAATATGTATTATATACACTTCTATCAGTTTCAGCTACAGTTCTAACTTGGCAAACAATGGTGTCACGTGTACTTTCAGCTAAAAGCACTAAAGTAGCACAAAAAATGTATACAAGAACAAGTTTCTTCTATGTAGCACGTTCAATTATACCAGTGGTATGGGGTATTTCAGCACTTGTAGTATTATCTCCAAGTGAGCTTGCAGGTAATCCATTACATGCTATGCCTAAAATGCTTGCGAAAGTATTACCAACAGGATTAATTGGAATTTTATTAGCAGCTATGCTTGCTGCAGACATGTCTACTGATTCATCATATTTACTTGGATGGGCAAGTGTAATTTATAACGATATATTGGTTTTAATTCACAAAAATTCTTGGGAACAGAAAAAAGCTATATTAGTTAATAGAGTGCTTGTAGCAGCAATAGGAATTTTCTTATTAATATATGGTCTATGGTATCCATTAAAATCTGATTTATGGGTATACATGACTTTAACTGCAACAATATATTCGGTAAGTGTATCTACACTTTTAATAGCGGCTTGTTATTGGAAAAAAGCAAATAGTTGGGGAGCTTATGCGGCTATAATATGTGGGGCAATTTGTCCAGTAGCATTTTTAGTATTGCAACAAGTACCAGCAACTACAGCTTTAGCAGAATCTATTGGACCATATATTTCAGGAATAGCTGGATTTGTATGTGCATGGATAGGAATGATTGTAGGATCAGTATTAAAGAATAAATTAGCACCAAGTAATCCCAAAAATACTTCTGTTAAGGAGGCCATATAA
- a CDS encoding sulfatase family protein: MKKKNILLITSDQQHWNTIGAFNKEIKTPNLDRLVKEGTTFSRAYCPNPTCTPTRCTMITGLYPSQHGGWSLGTKMPENTQTIGNILQDNDYRTALVGKAHFQHNLQNEKYPSLEAMPILHDLDFWRKFDEEFYGFEHVELTRNHTVEFLVGQHYAIWMEDNGLKNWKDYFQPPIGNLDPKAKRVWEIPEKYHYDNWIAERTNALLEQYKENDENFFLWSSFFDPHPPYFVPEPWASMYNPDDITLPHYLGGEHLTTSPILKKTQEENPDFSQYYEPKDKNWLHGCHSHLQDKEELKKDIAIYYGMISMMDHYIGKILDKLEELGMAEDTIVVFTSDHGHFFGQHNLIAKGPFHYEDMIKIPFIVREPGVIPANKVNNSLQSLVDLTPTLLSKVGIEVPRTMAGKDESSVWNGEKDFLRTYVTCENQHTETTVNLRTLVNDRYKLTVYYNREHGELYDLEKDPNEFNNLWNNPNYSGLKSRMLLEFMWAEMDKVPLWMPRVSLA, encoded by the coding sequence ATGAAAAAGAAAAATATACTTTTAATTACTAGTGATCAGCAACATTGGAATACTATAGGGGCTTTTAACAAGGAAATAAAAACACCTAATTTAGATAGACTGGTTAAAGAAGGCACAACATTTTCAAGAGCATATTGTCCAAACCCTACTTGTACACCAACAAGATGTACTATGATAACAGGACTTTATCCAAGTCAACATGGTGGATGGTCACTTGGAACAAAGATGCCTGAAAATACTCAAACTATAGGTAATATACTGCAAGATAATGATTATAGAACTGCACTAGTTGGAAAGGCTCATTTTCAACATAATCTTCAAAATGAAAAATATCCATCTCTAGAGGCAATGCCAATTCTTCATGATTTAGATTTTTGGAGAAAGTTTGATGAAGAATTTTATGGATTTGAACATGTAGAATTAACTAGAAATCATACAGTAGAATTTTTAGTTGGACAACACTATGCTATTTGGATGGAGGATAATGGACTTAAAAATTGGAAAGATTATTTTCAACCTCCAATAGGAAATTTAGATCCAAAAGCAAAAAGAGTGTGGGAAATACCAGAAAAATACCATTATGACAATTGGATTGCTGAAAGAACAAATGCGTTATTAGAGCAATATAAGGAAAATGATGAAAACTTCTTCTTATGGTCTAGTTTCTTTGATCCACATCCACCATATTTTGTACCAGAACCATGGGCTTCAATGTATAATCCAGATGATATTACATTGCCACATTATTTAGGGGGAGAACATTTAACTACGTCACCTATACTAAAAAAGACTCAAGAAGAGAATCCTGATTTTTCACAGTATTATGAGCCAAAGGATAAGAATTGGTTGCATGGATGTCATTCACATCTGCAAGATAAGGAAGAATTAAAAAAGGATATAGCTATATATTATGGAATGATTAGCATGATGGACCATTATATAGGAAAGATATTAGATAAGTTAGAGGAACTTGGAATGGCTGAAGATACAATTGTAGTATTTACAAGTGATCATGGACATTTCTTTGGACAACATAATCTTATAGCTAAAGGGCCATTTCATTATGAAGATATGATAAAAATACCATTTATAGTTAGAGAACCAGGAGTTATACCAGCAAATAAAGTTAATAATTCACTTCAATCACTTGTGGATTTAACTCCTACACTTTTAAGTAAAGTAGGTATTGAAGTACCAAGGACTATGGCAGGAAAAGATGAAAGTAGTGTATGGAATGGTGAAAAAGATTTTTTAAGAACTTATGTAACTTGTGAAAATCAACATACGGAAACTACTGTTAATTTAAGAACTTTAGTAAATGACAGATACAAACTAACTGTATATTATAATAGAGAGCACGGTGAATTATACGATTTAGAAAAAGATCCAAATGAATTCAATAATCTATGGAATAATCCTAATTATTCTGGTTTAAAATCACGAATGCTATTGGAATTTATGTGGGCAGAAATGGATAAAGTGCCACTTTGGATGCCTAGAGTAAGCCTTGCATAA
- a CDS encoding TrkA C-terminal domain-containing protein yields the protein MARRSKTPNYIKIAVDIASRIVSNEFLEGTKITGRTTLVSIYKVSPETIRRSIALLKDMDVVNVNDKSGIIINSRKNAKTFIDKFKTQSDFSSINNETYELLKQKKLIDEKIEHNIKSIVEFATQLKNVENIIHFESIVEEGSIAVGKSIGELNFWHNTKATIIGIKRDNEIFVSPGPYFTIQVNDILVYVGQDEVLDNINNYIKKPCKK from the coding sequence ATGGCAAGAAGGTCTAAAACACCTAATTATATAAAAATTGCAGTTGATATAGCATCTCGAATAGTTAGTAATGAATTTTTAGAGGGAACTAAAATAACAGGTAGAACTACTTTAGTTAGTATATACAAGGTATCTCCTGAAACTATAAGACGATCAATAGCACTTTTAAAGGATATGGACGTAGTAAACGTCAATGACAAAAGCGGAATAATAATAAATAGCAGAAAAAATGCTAAAACTTTTATAGATAAATTTAAAACCCAATCTGATTTTTCATCTATTAACAATGAAACTTACGAACTATTAAAGCAAAAAAAATTAATTGACGAAAAAATCGAACACAATATAAAATCCATAGTAGAATTTGCAACTCAACTTAAAAATGTTGAAAATATTATTCACTTTGAAAGCATTGTTGAAGAAGGAAGTATTGCTGTTGGAAAAAGTATTGGCGAACTTAATTTTTGGCACAATACTAAAGCAACAATAATAGGAATTAAAAGAGATAATGAAATTTTTGTCTCTCCTGGCCCTTATTTTACTATTCAAGTAAATGATATTTTAGTTTATGTAGGTCAAGATGAAGTTTTAGATAACATAAACAATTACATAAAAAAACCTTGCAAAAAGTAA